A window from Drosophila subobscura isolate 14011-0131.10 chromosome O, UCBerk_Dsub_1.0, whole genome shotgun sequence encodes these proteins:
- the LOC117899248 gene encoding cilia- and flagella-associated protein 58, which produces MSARKRSGSRPRATKEALVEPELPLEELFADNVDVAQIDLLEDLNEDFFSTSYQLVQHLSTRDNFVAGKIKQYVDILHRIHARYASEVESGVVMRQKVANADEKLDLALKATAISESMMEKLREALTDSWRTTDAVKHREALMQGQLLTLAKSGPRHTKSDTQDDHISQQETRIRGMVYRERDRVAGELKDYQKRLELNRIYSETLDSVIQSLRETISGQQMRLKVLEAEGYKAQHKHRKDIEIYEERVMLMRKELDAAQQSLRALQLSEKEKLEVMAMNERLKLANEHLSRENYTVSRTFHHKQEEKNRLVLNLKISEDMNSALRRDNDDLEAYRRNIDRELKKKVDDAVLLERRFIQLSKKNSDLSDQIIVKDNEIKALEKKQAMTMVKLEEVTHQKDDIVRTRGKLQLEIVRVNDVAAGLRHGMAALRTQIQDVNVDLTRVNKKLDEKELDVQRIAREKREVAVELNEAHKKIEKIEESLQIKTERLELIQEELQRKHQDFMNAKKQMEIAHSERVMLLKTMDLCSRDRQILQSTVTRLTHQINQLSSTVAMNEKDISALHKDIDQLNSTIKQKQNEIHAKERLLASTRDDLREMKIRFEQSQHTIDEDEKRFKQISCTLEEVSKEKSLVGLQMVRRNDEVRLLREKEAIMQTALDRGTSQYNQRLEDIRLLKMEIVNVRMSHQCMQREVGNRATMRQDVVRLERQLLQERLRISACTAEMAIPLRIHRWRVMIGKDPRRYELIRKIQALLKRNIRLNVQLQNMSKQLQNSVRLYDTLKARIKHLPDPSVREKLSTQQRINRRQQNKLRAFKAELIINEIDLKSRDCLLKECQRQQQPNQSEANIAAEHKRRLDKYTEQYYHENSSASGYGFCKKRKVSQSA; this is translated from the exons ATGTCCGCCCGAAAGCGCAGCGGTTCTCGACCTCGAGCTACCAAAGAAGCCCTAGTGGAGCCCGAGTTGCCATTGGAAGAACTGTTTGCGGACAATGTGGACGTCGCACAGATCGATCTCCTGGAAGACCTGAATGAGGACTTCTTTAGCACATCCTATCAGCTGGTGCAGCATCTGTCCACACGAGATAACTTTGTGGCGGGCAAGATCAAGCAATATGTGGATATTCTGCACCGCATCCATGCCCGGTATGCCAGTGAGGTGGAAAGCGGCGTGGTCATGCGGCAGAAGGTGGCGAATGCAGACGAGAAGCTGGATCTGGCCCTGAAGGCAACGGCCATCTCGGAGTCGATGATGGAGAAGCTGCGTGAGGCTCTGACCGACTCCTGGCGCACCACAGACGCGGTGAAGCATCGGGAGGCGCTCATGCAGGGCCAACTGTTGACGCTGGCAAAGAGTGGGCCACGGCACACAAAGAGCGACACGCAGGATGATCATATCAGTCA GCAGGAGACGCGCATACGTGGCATGGTCTACAGGGAACGCGATCGTGTGGCTGGGGAGCTGAAAGACTATCAGAAGCGACTGGAGCTGAATCGCATCTACTCGGAGACACTGGACTCGGTAATTCAGTCGCTGCGCGAGACCATCTCTGGGCAGCAGATGCGCCTCAAGGTGCTGGAGGCCGAGGGCTACAAGGCGCAGCACAAGCATCGCAAGGACATCGAGATCTACGAGGAGAGAGTCATGTTAATGCGCAAGGAGCTGGATGCAGCCCAGCAGAGTCTACGCGCATTGCAGCTgagcgaaaaggaaaagctcGAAGTGATGGCCATGAACGAGAGACTCAAGCTGGCCAATGAGCATCTCTCCCGCGAAAACTACACCGTGTCCAGGACATTCCATCACAAGCAGGAGGAAAAAAATCGATTGGTGTTGAACCTCAAGATCTCCGAGGACATGAACAGTGCGCTGCGTCGGGACAACGACGATTTGGAGGCCTATCGGCGCAACATTGATCGCGAACTGAAGAAGAAAGTCGATGATGCGGTGCTGCTGGAACGTCGCTTCATTCAGCTGTCCAAAAAGAACTCCGACTTGAGTGATCAGATTATAGTTAAGGA CAACGAGATCAAAGCTCTGGAGAAGAAGCAGGCAATGACCATGGTCAAGCTGGAAGAGGTCACACACCAGAAGGATGACATCGTGCGCACACGCGGTAAGCTGCAACTGGAGATTGTTCGTGTTAATGATGTGGCTGCGGGTCtacggcatggcatggccgCTCTGCGCACTCAAATTCAAGATGTGAACGTGGATCTCACGCGGGTCAACAAGAAGCTGGACGAGAAGGAGCTAGACGTGCAGAGGATTGCCAGGGAGAAGCGAGAAGTCGCTGTGGAGCTCAATGAAGCGCACAAGAAGATCGAGAAAATAGAAG AGTCACTGCAGATCAAAACCGAGCGACTGGAGCTGAtccaggaggagctgcagcgcaaGCATCAGGACTTCATGAATGCCAAGAAGCAAATGGAGATTGCACACTCGGAGCGTGTGATGCTGCTCAAAACGATGGATCTGTGCTCGCGCGATCGTCAGATATTGCAGAGCACTGTGACCCGGCTGACGCATCAGATCAATCAGCTATCCAGCACGGTGGCCATGAACGAGAAGGACATCTCCGCGCTGCACAAGGACATTGATCAGCTGAACAGCACCatcaagcagaagcagaacgaGATCCACGCAAAGGAgcggctgctggccagcacgCGCGATGATCTGCGCGAGATGAAGATCCGTTTCGAGCAGTCACAGCACACGatcgatgaggatgagaagcGCTTCAAGCAGATCTCCTGCACGCTGGAGGAGGTGTCCAAGGAGAAGAGCCTCGTGGGTCTGCAGATGGTGCGACGCAACGACgaggtgcggctgctgcgcgAGAAGGAGGCCATCATGCAGACGGCCCTCGACCGAGGCACATCGCAGTACAATCAGCGGCTGGAGGACATTCGTCTGCTCAAAATGGAGATCGTCAACGTGCGCATGTCCCACCAGTGCATGCAGCGGGAGGTGGGCAACAGGGCCACCATGCGCCAGGATGTGGTGCGActggagcggcagctgctgcaggagcgtCTGCGCATCTCGGCCTGCACAGCGGAAATGGCCATTCCGCTGCGCATCCATCGCTGGCGCGTGATGATCGGCAAGGATCCCCGCCGCTACGAGCTCATACGCAAGATCCAGGCGCTGCTCAAGCGCAACATTCGCCTCAatgtgcagctgcagaatatgtccaagcagctgcagaattCGGTGCGGCTGTACGACACGCTCAAGGCGCGCATCAAGCATCTGCCCGATCCCAGTGTACGGGAGAAGCTCTCCACGCAGCAGCGCATCAATCGAAGGCAGCAGAACAAGCTGCGCGCCTTCAAGG